Proteins from one Streptomyces genisteinicus genomic window:
- the zwf gene encoding glucose-6-phosphate dehydrogenase: MDGANPLRDTADRRLPRIAGPSGLVIFGVTGDLSRKKLMPAVYDLANRGLLPPGFSLIGFARREWQHEDFAQEVHDAVKEHARTPFREEVWQQLIQGMRFVQGTFDDDAAFEELKATIEDLDKAQGTGGNFAFYLSVPPKFFPKVVQQLKKHGLADQKEGSWRRAVIEKPFGHNLESAEELNQVVHEVFPPNEVFRIDHYLGKETVQNILALRFANTLFEPIWNRSYVDHVQITMAEDIGIGGRAGYYDGIGAARDVIQNHLLQLLALTAMEEPASFDADALAAEKTKVLGAVKLPGDLAANTVRAQYAAGWQGGAKAVGYLQEEGIDPNSTTDTYAAVKLEIDNRRWAGVPFYLRTGKRLGRRVTEIAVVFQRAPHSPFDSTATEELGQNALVIRVQPDEGVTMRFGSKVPGTSMEVRDVSMDFAYGESFTESSPEAYERLILDVLLGDSNLFPRVEEVELSWKILDPIEEFWDRSGKPAQYAAGTWGPAEADEMLARDGRSWRRP, from the coding sequence ATGGACGGAGCCAATCCGCTCCGTGACACCGCCGACCGACGGCTCCCGCGCATCGCGGGGCCGTCGGGCCTGGTGATCTTCGGTGTCACGGGCGACCTCTCCCGCAAGAAGCTGATGCCCGCGGTGTACGACCTGGCGAACCGCGGGCTGCTGCCGCCGGGCTTCTCCCTCATCGGCTTCGCCCGCCGTGAGTGGCAGCACGAGGACTTCGCCCAGGAGGTCCACGACGCCGTCAAGGAGCACGCGCGCACCCCGTTCCGCGAGGAGGTGTGGCAGCAGCTCATCCAGGGGATGCGGTTCGTCCAGGGCACCTTCGACGACGACGCGGCCTTCGAGGAGCTGAAGGCCACCATCGAGGACCTGGACAAGGCGCAGGGCACCGGCGGGAACTTCGCGTTCTACCTCTCGGTGCCGCCCAAGTTCTTCCCCAAGGTCGTCCAGCAGCTCAAGAAGCACGGGCTGGCCGACCAGAAGGAGGGCTCCTGGCGCCGCGCGGTCATCGAGAAGCCCTTCGGCCACAACCTGGAGAGCGCCGAGGAGCTCAACCAGGTGGTGCACGAGGTCTTCCCGCCCAACGAGGTCTTCAGGATCGACCACTACCTGGGCAAGGAGACCGTCCAGAACATCCTGGCGCTCCGCTTCGCCAACACCCTCTTCGAGCCGATCTGGAACCGGTCGTACGTCGACCACGTGCAGATCACCATGGCCGAGGACATCGGCATCGGCGGCCGGGCCGGCTACTACGACGGCATCGGCGCCGCCCGTGACGTCATCCAGAACCACCTCCTCCAGCTGCTCGCGCTGACCGCGATGGAGGAGCCCGCCTCCTTCGACGCCGACGCGCTGGCCGCGGAGAAGACCAAGGTGCTGGGCGCGGTGAAGCTGCCGGGCGACCTGGCCGCGAACACCGTGCGTGCGCAGTACGCGGCGGGCTGGCAGGGCGGCGCGAAGGCGGTCGGCTACCTCCAGGAGGAGGGCATCGACCCGAACTCCACGACCGACACCTACGCCGCGGTGAAGCTGGAGATCGACAACCGCCGCTGGGCGGGTGTCCCGTTCTACCTGCGCACCGGCAAGCGGCTGGGGCGCCGGGTCACCGAGATCGCGGTGGTCTTCCAGCGGGCGCCGCACTCCCCGTTCGACTCCACGGCCACCGAGGAGCTGGGGCAGAACGCCCTGGTCATCCGGGTGCAGCCGGACGAGGGCGTGACCATGCGCTTCGGCTCCAAGGTGCCCGGCACCTCCATGGAGGTCCGGGACGTCTCGATGGACTTCGCCTACGGCGAGTCGTTCACCGAGTCCAGCCCCGAGGCGTACGAACGGCTCATCCTCGACGTCCTGCTCGGCGACTCCAACCTGTTCCCCCGGGTGGAGGAGGTCGAGCTGTCGTGGAAGATCCTCGACCCGATCGAGGAGTTCTGGGACCGCAGCGGGAAGCCCGCGCAGTACGCGGCGGGCACCTGGGGCCCCGCGGAGGCCGACGAGATGCTCGCACGAGACGGACGGAGCTGGCGCCGGCCATGA
- a CDS encoding helix-turn-helix transcriptional regulator, translating to MKNAGEAPHEELATGERSTRNRVARSVLDHGPSTVADLAGRLGLTQAAVRRHLDALVSENVVEPREQRVYGTRTRGRPAKVFALTDCGRDAFDQSYDTLAVDALRWIERTAGGGAAGEAAVAAFARDRIETQGENYRAAVAAAAPEERAEALAKALSADGYAATARTAPVGEQLCQHHCPVAHAAEKYPQLCEAETEFFSKLLGTHVQRLATIAHGDGVCTTFIPRGSTGSGAAQTTTPSASASTAGRNPA from the coding sequence GTGAAAAACGCTGGCGAGGCTCCCCACGAGGAACTCGCGACCGGTGAGCGCTCCACGCGCAACCGTGTCGCGCGCTCCGTACTGGACCACGGCCCCTCCACCGTCGCCGACCTCGCGGGCCGGCTCGGGCTCACCCAGGCGGCCGTCCGCCGCCACCTCGACGCCCTCGTCTCCGAGAACGTCGTGGAACCCCGTGAGCAGCGTGTCTACGGCACGCGCACCCGCGGCCGCCCCGCCAAGGTCTTCGCCCTCACCGACTGCGGCCGGGACGCCTTCGACCAGTCGTACGACACGCTGGCCGTCGACGCCCTCCGCTGGATCGAGCGGACCGCGGGCGGCGGAGCGGCCGGCGAGGCCGCCGTGGCCGCCTTCGCGCGGGACCGCATCGAGACCCAGGGCGAGAACTACCGCGCCGCCGTCGCCGCCGCCGCCCCCGAGGAGCGGGCCGAGGCGCTGGCCAAGGCCCTGAGCGCCGACGGGTACGCTGCTACGGCCCGTACCGCGCCGGTCGGCGAGCAGCTCTGCCAGCACCACTGCCCGGTCGCCCACGCGGCCGAGAAGTACCCGCAGCTGTGCGAGGCGGAGACCGAGTTCTTCTCGAAGCTCCTCGGGACGCACGTGCAGCGGCTCGCCACCATCGCCCACGGCGACGGCGTCTGCACCACGTTCATCCCGCGCGGCTCCACCGGGAGCGGCGCCGCACAGACCACCACACCATCAGCATCTGCAAGCACGGCCGGGAGGAACCCCGCATGA
- the tkt gene encoding transketolase, whose protein sequence is MSTKPTTTDLEWTAVDDRAVDTARVLAMDAVQKVGNGHPGTAMSLAPAAYTLFQKVMRHDPADADWTGRDRFVLSAGHSSLTLYTQLYLAGFGLELDDIKAFRTWGSKTPGHPEYGHTTGVETTTGPLGQGVANAVGMAMAARYERGLFDPEAAPGTSPFDHHVFVIAGDGCLQEGISAEASSLAGHQKLGNLVLLWDDNHISIEGDTETAVSEDTLQRYEAYGWHVQRVLPKENGDLDPAALHAAIEAAKAETTRPSFIAMRSIIAWPAPNAQNTEAAHGSALGDEEVAATKRVLGFDPEQSFEVSDEVLAHTRGALDRGRDVRAEWEKTFAAWRTANPERAADFDRIRAGELPAGWEEKLPEFETGKGVATRAASGKVLQALGPVVPELWGGSADLAGSNNTTIDKTSSFLPAGNPLPEADPYGRTVHFGIREHAMAAVMNGITLHGNTRVFGGTFLVFSDYMRNAVRLSALMHLPVTYVWTHDSIGLGEDGPTHQPVEHLASLRAIPGLNVVRPADANETAIAWREILRRWTKEFGVGAPHGLALTRQGVPTYERNEDAAKGGYVLFEAEGGAPEVVLIGTGSEVQLAVEAREQLQAAGVPARVVSMPSVEWFEEQEQSYKDAVLPPSVRARVAVEAGVGLTWHRYVGDAGRIVSLEHFGASADAKVLFREFGFTADAVAAAARESIEAAAR, encoded by the coding sequence GTGAGCACCAAGCCGACCACCACAGACCTCGAGTGGACCGCAGTGGACGATCGTGCGGTCGACACCGCCCGCGTCCTGGCCATGGACGCCGTACAGAAGGTCGGCAACGGCCATCCGGGTACGGCCATGAGCCTGGCGCCTGCCGCCTACACCCTCTTCCAGAAGGTGATGCGGCACGACCCCGCGGACGCCGACTGGACGGGACGCGACCGCTTCGTGCTGTCCGCGGGCCACTCCTCCCTGACCCTGTACACCCAGCTCTACCTGGCCGGTTTCGGTCTGGAGCTGGATGACATCAAGGCGTTCCGCACCTGGGGCAGCAAGACCCCCGGTCACCCGGAGTACGGGCACACGACCGGCGTCGAGACGACGACCGGCCCGCTCGGCCAGGGTGTCGCCAACGCCGTGGGCATGGCCATGGCCGCCCGCTACGAGCGCGGTCTGTTCGACCCCGAGGCGGCCCCGGGCACCTCGCCGTTCGACCACCACGTCTTCGTGATCGCCGGTGACGGCTGCCTCCAGGAGGGCATCTCCGCCGAGGCGTCCTCGCTCGCCGGGCACCAGAAGCTCGGCAACCTGGTCCTGCTGTGGGACGACAACCACATCTCGATCGAGGGCGACACCGAGACCGCGGTCTCCGAGGACACCCTGCAGCGGTACGAGGCCTACGGCTGGCACGTGCAGCGGGTCCTGCCCAAGGAGAACGGCGACCTGGACCCGGCGGCGCTGCACGCGGCGATCGAGGCCGCCAAGGCCGAGACCACGCGTCCGTCGTTCATCGCGATGCGCTCGATCATCGCCTGGCCCGCCCCGAACGCCCAGAACACCGAGGCCGCGCACGGCTCGGCGCTGGGCGACGAGGAGGTCGCTGCCACCAAGCGCGTCCTGGGCTTCGACCCGGAGCAGAGCTTCGAGGTCTCCGACGAGGTCCTCGCGCACACCCGTGGCGCGCTGGACCGGGGCCGTGACGTGCGCGCCGAGTGGGAGAAGACGTTCGCCGCGTGGCGCACGGCCAACCCCGAGCGGGCCGCCGACTTCGACCGGATCCGCGCGGGCGAGCTGCCCGCCGGCTGGGAGGAGAAGCTGCCCGAGTTCGAGACCGGCAAGGGGGTGGCCACCCGCGCCGCCTCCGGCAAGGTCCTGCAGGCGCTGGGCCCGGTCGTCCCCGAGCTGTGGGGCGGCTCCGCCGACCTCGCCGGGTCGAACAACACGACGATCGACAAGACGTCGTCGTTCCTGCCCGCCGGCAACCCGCTGCCGGAGGCCGACCCGTACGGCCGCACCGTGCACTTCGGCATCCGCGAGCACGCGATGGCCGCGGTGATGAACGGCATCACCCTGCACGGCAACACCCGTGTCTTCGGCGGCACCTTCCTGGTGTTCTCCGACTACATGCGCAACGCCGTCCGGCTCTCCGCGCTGATGCACCTGCCGGTCACCTACGTGTGGACGCACGACTCGATCGGTCTCGGCGAGGACGGCCCGACGCACCAGCCGGTGGAGCACCTCGCCTCGCTGCGCGCCATCCCCGGGCTGAACGTCGTCCGCCCGGCCGACGCCAACGAGACCGCGATCGCCTGGCGCGAGATCCTGCGGCGCTGGACGAAGGAGTTCGGCGTGGGCGCCCCGCACGGTCTGGCGCTGACCCGTCAGGGCGTGCCGACCTACGAGCGCAACGAGGACGCGGCCAAGGGCGGCTACGTGCTGTTCGAGGCGGAGGGCGGCGCTCCGGAGGTCGTGCTGATCGGCACCGGCTCCGAGGTGCAGCTGGCCGTGGAGGCGCGTGAGCAGCTCCAGGCCGCCGGCGTGCCGGCGCGGGTCGTGTCGATGCCCTCGGTGGAGTGGTTCGAGGAGCAGGAGCAGTCCTACAAGGACGCGGTGCTCCCGCCGTCCGTGCGGGCGCGTGTCGCGGTCGAGGCCGGTGTCGGCCTGACCTGGCACCGCTACGTCGGGGACGCCGGCCGCATCGTCTCGCTGGAGCACTTCGGCGCCTCCGCGGACGCGAAGGTCCTGTTCCGCGAGTTCGGCTTCACCGCCGACGCGGTGGCCGCCGCGGCCCGGGAATCCATCGAAGCCGCCGCGCGCTGA
- a CDS encoding ABC transporter ATP-binding protein, protein MSDEWAVRVRGLVKRYGSKTAVDGLDLDVATGSVTAVLGPNGAGKTTTVETCEGYRRPDAGTVRVLGLDPVADAARLRPRIGVMLQSGGVYSGARAEEMLRHMARLHAHPLDVDDLIERLGLGGCGRTSYRRLSGGQQQRLALAMAVVGRPELVFLDEPTAGLDPQARRSTWELVRELRADGVTTVLTTHFMDEAEELSDAVAIVDAGRVIARGTAEELCRGGAENTLRFTGRPGLDIGSLLKALPDGSTAAEPTPGVYRVGGRVDPQLLATVTSWCAQHGVMPDRISVERHTLEDVFLELTGKELRG, encoded by the coding sequence ATGAGTGACGAGTGGGCCGTCCGGGTCCGGGGCCTGGTCAAACGGTACGGATCGAAGACCGCGGTGGACGGCCTGGACCTCGACGTGGCCACCGGCTCCGTGACCGCCGTGCTCGGCCCCAACGGCGCCGGGAAGACGACCACGGTGGAGACCTGCGAGGGCTACCGCCGTCCCGACGCGGGCACCGTGCGCGTCCTCGGACTCGACCCGGTGGCCGACGCGGCCCGGCTGCGTCCGCGGATCGGCGTGATGCTCCAGTCGGGCGGCGTCTACTCCGGCGCCCGCGCCGAGGAGATGCTCCGGCACATGGCGCGGTTGCACGCCCACCCGCTGGACGTCGACGACCTGATCGAACGTCTGGGGCTGGGCGGCTGCGGCCGCACCTCCTACCGGCGGCTCTCCGGCGGCCAGCAGCAGCGCCTGGCGCTCGCCATGGCCGTCGTCGGCCGCCCCGAGCTGGTCTTCCTCGACGAGCCGACGGCGGGCCTCGACCCGCAGGCCCGCCGTTCCACCTGGGAGCTGGTGCGCGAACTGCGCGCCGACGGCGTCACCACCGTGCTGACCACCCACTTCATGGACGAGGCCGAGGAGCTGTCGGACGCGGTCGCGATCGTGGACGCGGGCCGGGTGATCGCCCGGGGCACCGCCGAGGAGCTGTGCCGGGGCGGCGCCGAGAACACCCTCCGCTTCACCGGCAGGCCCGGTCTCGACATCGGCTCCCTGCTCAAGGCACTGCCCGACGGCTCCACCGCCGCCGAGCCGACCCCCGGCGTCTACCGCGTCGGCGGCCGGGTCGACCCGCAGCTGCTGGCCACCGTGACCTCCTGGTGCGCCCAGCACGGGGTGATGCCCGACCGGATCTCGGTGGAGCGGCACACGCTGGAGGACGTCTTCCTGGAGCTGACCGGCAAGGAGCTGCGCGGATGA
- the sufB gene encoding Fe-S cluster assembly protein SufB — MTLPTETAHPELEGLGTYEFGWADSDAAGAAAKRGLSEEVVRDISAKKNEPEWMLKLRLKGLRLFDKKPMPSWGSDLSGIDFDNIKYFVRSTEAQAASWEDLPEDIKNTYDKLGIPEAEKQRLVAGVAAQYESEVVYHQIREDLEEQGVIFLDTDTALKEHPELFQEYFGTVIPVGDNKFASLNTAVWSGGSFIYVPKGVHVDIPLQAYFRINTENMGQFERTLIIVDEDAYVHYVEGCTAPIYSSDSLHSAVVEIIVKKGGRCRYTTIQNWSNNVYNLVTKRAVAYEGATMEWVDGNIGSKVTMKYPAVYLMGEHAKGETLSIAFAGEGQHQDAGAKMVHMAPNTSSNIVSKSVARGGGRTSYRGLIEIGEGAPGAKSNVLCDALLVDTISRSDTYPYVDVREDDVSMGHEATVSKVSEDQLFYLMSRGLTEFEAMAMIVRGFVEPIAKELPMEYALELNRLIELQMEGSVG; from the coding sequence ATGACTCTCCCCACGGAGACTGCCCACCCCGAACTCGAGGGTCTGGGCACGTACGAATTCGGCTGGGCCGACTCCGACGCGGCCGGCGCCGCCGCCAAGCGCGGTCTCTCCGAGGAAGTCGTCCGCGACATCTCCGCGAAGAAGAACGAGCCGGAGTGGATGCTGAAGCTGCGGCTCAAGGGCCTGCGGCTGTTCGACAAGAAGCCGATGCCGAGCTGGGGCTCCGACCTGTCGGGCATCGACTTCGACAACATCAAGTACTTCGTGCGGTCCACCGAGGCGCAGGCCGCCTCCTGGGAGGACCTGCCCGAGGACATCAAGAACACCTACGACAAGCTCGGCATCCCGGAGGCGGAGAAGCAGCGCCTGGTCGCCGGTGTCGCGGCGCAGTACGAGTCCGAGGTCGTCTACCACCAGATCCGCGAGGACCTGGAGGAGCAGGGCGTCATCTTCCTGGACACCGACACCGCGCTCAAGGAGCACCCGGAGCTCTTCCAGGAGTACTTCGGCACCGTCATCCCGGTCGGCGACAACAAGTTCGCCTCGCTGAACACGGCCGTGTGGTCCGGCGGATCCTTCATCTACGTCCCCAAGGGTGTCCACGTGGACATCCCGCTCCAGGCCTACTTCCGCATCAACACGGAGAACATGGGCCAGTTCGAGCGGACGCTGATCATCGTCGACGAGGACGCCTACGTCCACTACGTCGAGGGCTGCACCGCCCCGATCTACTCCTCGGACTCGCTGCACAGCGCCGTGGTCGAGATCATCGTCAAGAAGGGCGGCCGCTGCCGCTACACGACCATCCAGAACTGGTCGAACAACGTCTACAACCTGGTCACCAAGCGCGCCGTGGCCTACGAGGGCGCGACCATGGAGTGGGTCGACGGCAACATCGGCTCCAAGGTCACCATGAAGTACCCGGCCGTCTACCTGATGGGCGAGCACGCCAAGGGCGAGACCCTGTCCATCGCCTTCGCGGGCGAGGGCCAGCACCAGGACGCCGGCGCCAAGATGGTCCACATGGCCCCGAACACCTCCTCGAACATCGTCTCCAAGTCGGTGGCCCGCGGCGGCGGCCGCACCTCCTACCGCGGCCTGATCGAGATCGGCGAGGGCGCCCCGGGCGCCAAGTCCAACGTGCTCTGCGACGCCCTGCTCGTCGACACGATCTCCCGCTCGGACACCTACCCGTACGTCGACGTCCGCGAGGACGACGTCTCGATGGGCCACGAGGCGACCGTCTCCAAGGTCTCCGAGGACCAGCTCTTCTACCTGATGAGCCGCGGCCTCACCGAGTTCGAGGCGATGGCCATGATCGTGCGCGGCTTCGTCGAGCCGATCGCCAAGGAACTCCCCATGGAGTACGCGCTGGAGCTCAACCGGCTGATCGAGCTGCAGATGGAGGGCTCGGTGGGCTAG
- a CDS encoding ABC transporter permease has product MSTGMYTPKPGAAPLARMITAQAAFETRMLLRNGEQLLLTVIIPSLLLVLFSTVDIVDTGAGEPVDFLAPGVLALAVMSTAFTGQAIATGFERRYGVLKRLGASPVPRWALMCAKTLSVLATEVLQILLLTVIAFGLGWNPQGNPLWAVLLLVLGTAAFSGLGLLMAGTLKAEATLAAANLVFLLLLVGGGVIVPLDRFPEGVAAVLALLPISALSDGLRDVLRDGAGVPWGDMGILAVWAVLGLGAAARLFRWE; this is encoded by the coding sequence ATGAGCACCGGCATGTACACCCCGAAGCCGGGCGCGGCACCCCTCGCCCGCATGATCACCGCCCAGGCGGCCTTCGAGACCAGGATGCTGCTGCGCAACGGCGAGCAGCTGCTGCTCACCGTGATCATCCCGTCGCTGCTGCTGGTCCTCTTCTCCACGGTCGACATCGTCGACACCGGGGCGGGCGAGCCGGTCGACTTCCTCGCCCCGGGGGTCCTCGCCCTGGCGGTCATGTCGACGGCGTTCACCGGCCAGGCCATCGCGACCGGCTTCGAGCGGCGCTACGGCGTGCTCAAGCGGCTCGGCGCCTCGCCCGTCCCCCGGTGGGCGCTGATGTGCGCCAAGACGCTGTCGGTGCTCGCGACCGAGGTGCTCCAGATCCTGCTGCTGACGGTGATCGCGTTCGGCCTCGGCTGGAACCCGCAGGGCAACCCGCTGTGGGCGGTGCTGCTCCTGGTGCTCGGCACCGCGGCCTTCTCCGGGCTCGGGCTGCTGATGGCGGGGACGCTGAAGGCCGAGGCGACGCTGGCCGCGGCCAATCTGGTCTTCCTCCTGCTCCTGGTGGGCGGTGGCGTGATCGTGCCGCTGGACCGCTTCCCCGAGGGCGTCGCCGCGGTGCTCGCCCTGCTGCCGATCTCGGCGCTCTCCGACGGCCTGCGCGACGTCCTGCGGGACGGCGCGGGAGTGCCGTGGGGAGACATGGGCATTCTCGCCGTGTGGGCCGTGCTCGGACTGGGTGCCGCAGCCCGGCTCTTCCGCTGGGAGTGA
- the tal gene encoding transaldolase — MTDALKRLSDEGVAIWLDDLSRTRITSGNLAELIDQQHVVGVTTNPSIFQKAISDGHGYDQQLEDLAARRVTVEEAIRMITTADVRDAADILRPVFDATDGQDGRVSIEVDPRLAHDTKATIAEAKQLAWLVDRPNTLIKIPATLAGLPAITEVIGLGISVNVTLIFSLERYRAVMDAYVAGLEKAKERGLDLSKIHSVASFFVSRVDTEIDKRLDALGTPAAAEARGKAALANARLAYEAFEEVFSSDRWSALDKAQANKQRPLWASTGVKDKAYKDTLYVDELVAPGTVNTMPEATLDATADHGQITGDTVRGTYAQARADLDAVEKLGISYDEVVQLLEDEGVEKFESAWNDLLASTEAELKRLAPSEG, encoded by the coding sequence ATGACGGACGCACTCAAGCGCCTCTCCGACGAAGGCGTCGCGATCTGGCTGGACGACCTGTCCCGCACCCGGATCACCTCCGGCAACCTCGCCGAGCTGATCGACCAGCAGCACGTCGTCGGCGTCACCACCAACCCGTCGATCTTCCAGAAGGCGATCTCGGACGGCCACGGCTACGACCAGCAGCTCGAGGACCTCGCGGCCCGCAGGGTGACCGTCGAGGAAGCCATCCGCATGATCACGACGGCCGACGTGCGCGACGCCGCCGACATCCTGCGCCCGGTGTTCGACGCGACCGACGGCCAGGACGGCCGGGTCTCGATCGAGGTGGACCCGCGCCTGGCGCACGACACCAAGGCGACGATCGCCGAGGCCAAGCAGCTCGCCTGGCTCGTGGACCGTCCGAACACCCTCATCAAGATCCCGGCCACCCTGGCGGGTCTCCCGGCGATCACCGAGGTCATCGGCCTCGGGATCAGCGTCAACGTCACGCTGATCTTCTCGCTGGAGCGCTACCGCGCGGTCATGGACGCCTACGTCGCCGGTCTGGAGAAGGCGAAGGAGCGCGGCCTGGACCTGTCGAAGATCCACTCGGTGGCGTCCTTCTTCGTGTCCCGGGTGGACACCGAGATCGACAAGCGCCTGGACGCGCTGGGCACCCCGGCGGCCGCGGAGGCCCGCGGCAAGGCGGCCCTGGCCAACGCCCGTCTGGCGTACGAGGCGTTCGAGGAGGTCTTCTCCTCGGACCGCTGGTCCGCCCTCGACAAGGCGCAGGCCAACAAGCAGCGTCCGCTGTGGGCGTCGACCGGCGTCAAGGACAAGGCGTACAAGGACACCCTGTACGTCGACGAGCTGGTCGCCCCGGGCACGGTCAACACCATGCCGGAGGCCACCCTCGACGCCACCGCCGACCACGGGCAGATCACCGGCGACACCGTGCGCGGCACCTACGCGCAGGCCCGCGCCGACCTCGACGCGGTCGAGAAGCTCGGCATCTCCTACGACGAGGTCGTCCAGCTGCTGGAGGACGAGGGCGTGGAGAAGTTCGAGTCCGCCTGGAACGACCTGCTCGCCTCGACCGAGGCGGAGCTCAAGCGCCTCGCACCCTCGGAGGGCTGA
- a CDS encoding heme o synthase has protein sequence MTAVESRPAGVVLASGPGGRRPFGARVRAFVALTKPRIIELLLITTVPVMFLAEQGVPDLWLVLATCLGGYLSAGGANALNMYIDRDIDALMDRTAQRPLVTGMVSPREGLVFGLVLAVVSTLWFGLLVNWLSAALALGALLFYVVVYTMLLKRRTAQNIVWGGIAGCMPVLIGWSSVTNSMSWAAVILFLVIFFWTPPHYWPLSMKVKEDYARVGVPMLPVVAGNTVVARQIVLYSWVMVAVSLLLTPLGYTGWFYTAVALAAGGWWLWEAHALQSRARSGATGGKLKEMRLFHWSITYVSLLFVAVAVDPFLR, from the coding sequence GTGACGGCCGTCGAGTCCCGACCCGCAGGGGTCGTCTTGGCTTCCGGCCCGGGGGGCCGTCGGCCGTTCGGGGCCCGCGTCAGGGCGTTCGTGGCGCTGACCAAGCCGCGGATCATCGAGCTGCTGCTCATCACCACCGTGCCGGTGATGTTCCTCGCCGAACAGGGCGTGCCCGACCTCTGGCTGGTGCTCGCCACCTGTCTCGGCGGCTACCTCTCCGCGGGGGGCGCCAACGCGCTCAACATGTACATCGACCGCGACATCGACGCGCTCATGGACCGCACGGCGCAGCGTCCGCTGGTGACCGGCATGGTCTCGCCGCGCGAGGGGCTGGTCTTCGGCCTCGTCCTCGCGGTCGTCTCCACGCTCTGGTTCGGCCTGCTGGTCAACTGGCTCTCCGCCGCACTGGCGCTCGGCGCACTGCTGTTCTACGTGGTCGTCTACACGATGCTCCTCAAGCGCCGTACGGCGCAGAACATCGTCTGGGGCGGCATCGCGGGCTGCATGCCGGTGCTCATCGGCTGGTCCTCGGTGACCAACTCGATGTCGTGGGCCGCGGTCATCCTCTTCCTGGTCATCTTCTTCTGGACGCCGCCGCACTACTGGCCGCTGTCGATGAAGGTGAAGGAGGACTACGCCCGCGTCGGCGTGCCGATGCTGCCCGTCGTGGCCGGCAACACGGTCGTCGCCCGCCAGATCGTCCTCTACAGCTGGGTGATGGTCGCCGTCTCGCTGCTGCTCACCCCGCTCGGCTACACCGGCTGGTTCTACACGGCCGTGGCCCTCGCCGCGGGCGGCTGGTGGCTCTGGGAGGCGCACGCGCTCCAGAGCCGCGCCCGGAGCGGAGCGACCGGCGGCAAGCTCAAGGAGATGCGGCTGTTCCACTGGTCCATCACCTACGTCTCGCTGCTCTTCGTCGCCGTCGCGGTCGACCCGTTCCTGCGCTGA
- a CDS encoding COX15/CtaA family protein, with protein MHKRPPTIGAVQTPLAHIAKRWTPSPRTLRRAALSAVLMSVLIIVTGGAVRLTGSGLGCDTWPKCTDDSLFATPAQGLHGAIEFGNRLLTYVLSAAVGWAIIAVRSVKPRRRGLTRLAWVQFWIVLANAVIGGITVWLGLNPWSVAGHFLLANGLLTVATITWVRTGEGDGAPRPRVPRPVRKLSWAIVGATVVLIVLGTSVTGSGKHAGDSSDVPRMPWDWAAAAHIHAIAAWVVCALAVAMWLVVRVVDAPDDTRARARDLLLVVLAQGVIGYVQYFTDVPEILVGLHMLGSALLWIAVVRLAMSLRERPAVAVPSPGRPADALSAA; from the coding sequence ATGCACAAGCGCCCGCCTACGATAGGGGCCGTGCAGACCCCCCTCGCCCACATCGCCAAGCGCTGGACCCCGTCGCCCCGGACCCTGCGGCGCGCCGCCCTCTCCGCCGTCCTGATGAGCGTGCTCATCATCGTGACGGGCGGCGCCGTCCGGCTGACCGGATCCGGCCTCGGTTGCGACACCTGGCCCAAGTGCACGGACGACAGCCTGTTCGCCACGCCCGCGCAGGGTCTCCACGGCGCGATCGAGTTCGGCAACCGGCTGCTGACCTACGTGCTGTCCGCGGCCGTCGGCTGGGCGATCATCGCCGTGCGCTCCGTCAAGCCGCGGCGCCGGGGCCTCACCCGGCTGGCCTGGGTGCAGTTCTGGATCGTGCTGGCCAACGCGGTGATCGGCGGGATCACCGTCTGGCTGGGTCTCAACCCCTGGAGCGTGGCCGGGCACTTCCTGCTCGCGAACGGTCTGCTGACGGTGGCGACGATCACCTGGGTGCGCACCGGCGAGGGCGACGGCGCCCCCCGTCCCCGCGTGCCGCGCCCGGTGCGCAAGCTGTCCTGGGCGATCGTCGGGGCGACGGTGGTGCTGATCGTGCTGGGCACGTCGGTGACGGGCTCGGGCAAGCACGCGGGCGACAGCAGCGACGTGCCGCGGATGCCGTGGGACTGGGCGGCCGCCGCCCACATCCACGCCATCGCCGCCTGGGTGGTCTGCGCGCTGGCCGTCGCCATGTGGCTGGTGGTCCGCGTGGTGGACGCTCCGGACGACACCCGGGCCCGCGCACGCGACCTGCTGCTGGTGGTCCTGGCGCAGGGCGTGATCGGCTACGTGCAGTACTTCACCGACGTACCGGAGATCCTGGTGGGCCTGCACATGCTGGGCTCCGCGCTGCTGTGGATCGCCGTGGTCCGGCTCGCGATGAGCCTGCGCGAACGGCCCGCGGTCGCGGTCCCCTCCCCCGGCCGCCCCGCGGACGCGCTCTCCGCCGCCTGA